In one window of Hyla sarda isolate aHylSar1 chromosome 1, aHylSar1.hap1, whole genome shotgun sequence DNA:
- the LOC130364965 gene encoding sulfate anion transporter 1-like, whose translation MKSESEENQVEEQPTYNHIHLEKRANNHVKILTSLKNNLRKNCTCSTKKAKKTFTGFFPVIRWLPKYKFKENAWGDIMSGLIIGIILVPQAIAYSLLAGLKPIYSLYTSFFANIIYFIMGTSRHVSVGIFSLISLMVGQIVDREVQLAGFDLDEDVFRGIKDGNATDVIMNITTVNITFGPLNIECGKECYAISIAAALTFMAGIYQLLMGIFRLGFLSIYLSEPMLDGFATGASLTILTAQVKYLLGIKIPRSPGIGMLLTTWINIFQNIHTTNICDVVTSAICIAVLVAAKELGDRYKDKIKIPLPTELVVIVVATLVSHYCNLNELYHSSVSGVIPTGFIPPKVPDFSLMGKIAVDAFPLAIVSFAFTISLSEMFAKKYAYTVEANQEMFAIGFCNIIPSFFHCFATSAALAKTLVKTSTGCKTQVSSVVSAIVVLLVLLFFAPLFYSLQKCVLACIIIVSLRGALRKFKDFPTQWRLNKIDAIVWSVTVCSSALISTEVGLAVGVIFSMLCLVVRTQIPHTAMLSHIQDTVFYEDGDKYENLLPIPKIKIFRFESPLFYANKDYFLKSLYKKVDMNPSLEIIRRKKMEKKLKKQKGKKQEENMKNNDNDIHIELVSKKNDLETIILDCSCIAFLDTSGINVLKGIVKDYKEVQITVLLACCNRSVIDALCRGAYFGKHDKDIHKMLFHNIHDAVQFARGSQLAITDSTV comes from the exons ATGAAAAGCGAGTCTGAAGAAAACCAAGTAGAGGAACAACCAACGTACAACCATATACATCTGGAAAAAAGAGCTAATAACCATGTAAAGATCCTGACGTCACTGAAAAACAACTTAAGAAAAAATTGTACTTGTAGTACCAAAAAAGCCAAGAAGACCTTCACAGGTTTTTTTCCTGTAATCCGATGGCTTCCAAAATACAAATTCAAGGAAAATGCATGGGGAGATATAATGTCAGGTTTAATTATAGGCATTATATTGGTGCCTCAAGCTATTGCTTATTCTCTCTTAGCAGGTCTGAAGCCCATATACAGCTTGTACACATCCTTCTTTGCCAACATCATTTATTTTATAATGGGGACTTCTCGACATGTGTCTGTGGGCATTTTCAGCTTGATCAGCTTGATGGTTGGTCAGATTGTAGACAGAGAAGTGCAGCTTGCAGGTTTTGACCTGGATGAGGATGTTTTCAGGGGTATAAAAGATGGAAATGCTACGGATGTCATCATGAACATAACAACTGTTAATATTACCTTTGGCCCATTAAACATTGAATGTGGAAAGGAATGCTATGCCATCAGTATTGCAGCAGCGCTAACATTTATGGCTGGAATATACCAG CTTCTTATGGGCATATTCCGTCTGGGATTTCTGTCAATATATCTATCAGAGCCCATGCTGGATGGCTTTGCTACAGGTGCTTCACTAACAATTTTAACAGCCCAAGTGAAATATCTTCTAGGAATAAAGATCCCCCGAAGCCCGGGTATAGGAATGCTGCTCACAACCTGGATTAATATATTTCAAAACATTCACACTACAAATATTTGTGATGTGGTGACAAGTGCAATATGTATTGCTGTGTTAGTTGCTGCAAAAGAACTTGGAGATCGCTACAAAGACAAAATTAAGATTCCTCTTCCAACAGAACTGGTTGTGATTGTCGTGGCTAcacttgtgtcccactactgcaACCTAAATGAATTATATCACTCAAGTGTCTCTGGTGTCATTCCAACAGGATTCATCCCACCAAAAGTGCCCGATTTTAGCCTTATGGGTAAAATTGCTGTGGATGCTTTTCCTCTTGCTATTGTCAGTTTTGCGTTCACCATTTCTTTGTCAGAAATGTTTGCCAAGAAGTATGCATACACTGTTGAGGCCAatcaggagatgtttgctattggATTCTGCAATATTATTCCATCCTTTTTCCACTGTTTTGCTACCAGCGCCGCACTGGCCAAGACTCTAGTAAAAACCTCAACAGGGTGTAAGACACAGGTTTCCAGTGTTGTTAGTGCAATTGTGGTATTGTTAGTtctattattttttgcaccattattTTACTCCCTACAAAAATGTGTATTGGCCTGTATAATAATTGTGAGTTTACGGGGGGCTCTTAGGAAATTTAAAGACTTTCCAACTCAATGGCGCCTTAACAAAATAGACGCAATCGTCTGGAGTGTCACTGTGTGTTCTTCTGCCTTAATCAGCACAGAAGTGGGTCTTGCGGTAGGAGTGATATTTTCCATGCTATGCCTTGTTGTACGCACTCAGATACCTCACACTGCCATGCTTAGTCACATACAGGACACTGTTTTTTACGAGGATGGTGACAAATATGAAAATCTACTGCCTATTCCAAAAATCAAGATTTTCCGTTTTGAATCTCCCCTTTTCTATGCAAACAAAGACTATTTTCTAAAGTCTCTGTATAAAAAGGTAGATATGAATCCCAGTCTTGAAATAATCAGACggaaaaaaatggagaaaaaactaaagaagcaaaaaggaaaaaaacaagaagaaaatATGAAAAACAATGATAATGATATACATATAGAGCTTGTGAGTAAGAAAAATGACTTGGAAACTATTATTCTGGATTGTTCTTGCATAGCATTTCTAGATACATCTGGCATCAATGTTCTTAAGGGAATAGTGAAAGATTACAAAGAGGTACAAATCACTGTTCTCTTGGCTTGTTGCAATAGATCTGTCATTGATGCCCTCTGCAGGGGAGCTTACTTTGGAAAACATGACAAGGATATCCATAAGATGTTATTTCATAACATACATGATGCTGTTCAATTTGCCAGAGGGAGCCAGTTGGCCATAACAGATTCTACGGTATAG